The following coding sequences lie in one Borreliella spielmanii genomic window:
- the lon gene encoding endopeptidase La, producing MDEFKKARLVDKKKEKTVAGILPHSNKPARVPLIAVPSHPVFPGMFIPIVIISDSDMKAIDYAMKGNGIIALFVLNDKFLEKNNNNAQQKLVIDYSKDIYSVGVTGKIIKKINLPDGGYNIFVSTFDRIKFIKVVLNDKFPIIEIDYLKQIPVRKDDIQSKAVYSSILLRTKEIFSHRKMPEVQLNMVNIEDRGKLCDIVASTISSSKNDHQIVLETLNVKDRLKKVLELIYEELNLIEIQNKIAKGIQERLEKQQKEFFLKEQLKAIKAELGIGDKKNSDLEKLKTKLKALELKGESLEVVEKELEKFSLLETSSAEYIVIRNYLELVTELPWRDLKINFDKLDLQKSKKILDKTHYGMTEVKNRIIEYISVLKLRKTQKGAIILLVGPPGVGKTSIGAAIAKVLRTKFFRFSVGGMRDEAELKGHRRTYVGALPGKIIQGLRITKTNSPVFLIDEVDKISASNYGDPFSVLLEVLDPEQNVKFRDHYLDLPFDISNIFFILTANSVETIPRPLLNRMEVIEVSGYVDNEKIEIARKYLIPKVLSENGVDKDSLKFQSSALVQIAQEYARDNGVRNFEKYLNKIVRKVARKLIENTEVKSYQISNDNLEEYVGVPVFRKESMLNAMYSGMVMGLAWTNYGGSTLMIETVKTESKVGGIKLTGRLGDVMKESANIAYTYVNSIKEDLNINKSFFEKNIIHLHIPEGATPKDGPSAGITIASAFISLALNKVVRPHLAMTGELSLTGNVMMIGGLREKIIAAKRSGVEHIIVPRANKVDLEEIPINIKSGINFYLVDNMLEVIKLLF from the coding sequence ATGGATGAATTTAAAAAAGCTAGGTTGGTAGATAAAAAGAAGGAAAAAACTGTAGCTGGAATTTTGCCTCATTCTAATAAACCCGCAAGAGTACCTTTAATAGCGGTTCCTTCTCATCCAGTTTTCCCAGGGATGTTTATTCCAATTGTTATAATCTCTGACTCTGATATGAAAGCAATCGATTATGCTATGAAAGGTAATGGAATCATTGCTTTGTTTGTTTTGAATGATAAATTTTTAGAAAAAAATAATAATAATGCCCAACAGAAATTAGTTATTGATTATAGTAAAGATATTTATTCTGTTGGAGTTACTGGTAAGATAATAAAAAAAATTAATCTTCCAGATGGTGGTTATAATATATTCGTTTCAACTTTTGATAGGATTAAATTTATTAAAGTTGTTCTTAATGACAAGTTTCCCATAATTGAGATTGACTATTTAAAGCAAATTCCAGTTAGAAAAGATGATATTCAATCAAAGGCAGTTTACAGTAGTATTTTGCTTAGGACTAAAGAGATATTTTCACATAGAAAAATGCCGGAAGTTCAATTAAATATGGTTAATATTGAAGATAGGGGAAAATTATGTGATATTGTGGCCAGCACTATTTCATCTTCAAAAAATGATCATCAAATAGTTCTTGAAACTTTAAATGTAAAAGATAGGCTAAAAAAAGTTTTAGAGCTAATTTATGAGGAGCTTAATTTAATTGAAATTCAAAATAAAATTGCTAAAGGCATTCAAGAGAGATTAGAAAAACAACAAAAAGAGTTTTTTTTAAAAGAACAGCTTAAAGCTATTAAAGCTGAACTTGGCATAGGTGATAAAAAAAATAGTGATTTAGAAAAGCTTAAAACTAAGCTAAAGGCTTTAGAGTTAAAAGGAGAGTCTTTGGAGGTAGTTGAAAAAGAGTTGGAAAAATTTTCACTTCTTGAGACAAGCTCGGCTGAATATATTGTTATTAGAAATTATCTTGAACTTGTTACTGAGCTTCCTTGGCGAGATTTGAAAATTAATTTTGATAAATTAGATTTGCAAAAATCTAAAAAAATTTTAGATAAAACTCATTATGGGATGACGGAAGTTAAGAATAGAATTATTGAATATATTTCTGTTCTTAAATTAAGAAAGACCCAAAAGGGAGCTATTATTCTTTTGGTGGGACCTCCTGGTGTGGGAAAAACTTCTATTGGGGCGGCTATTGCAAAAGTTTTGCGCACCAAGTTTTTTAGATTTTCTGTTGGTGGAATGCGTGATGAAGCAGAGCTTAAGGGGCACAGAAGAACTTATGTTGGTGCTTTGCCTGGCAAAATTATTCAAGGCTTAAGAATTACTAAGACAAATTCTCCTGTTTTTTTAATTGATGAGGTGGATAAAATTTCTGCTTCAAATTATGGGGATCCTTTTTCAGTTCTTCTTGAAGTTTTAGATCCCGAACAGAATGTTAAATTTAGAGATCATTATCTTGACCTTCCTTTTGATATTTCAAATATATTTTTTATTCTAACTGCTAATTCTGTTGAAACAATACCAAGACCTTTGTTAAATAGAATGGAGGTTATTGAAGTTTCTGGATATGTTGATAATGAAAAAATAGAGATTGCAAGAAAGTATTTAATCCCTAAAGTTTTAAGTGAAAATGGAGTTGATAAAGATTCTTTAAAATTTCAAAGTTCAGCTCTTGTTCAAATTGCTCAAGAGTATGCAAGAGATAATGGAGTGAGAAATTTTGAAAAATATTTAAACAAAATTGTGCGAAAGGTTGCTAGAAAGCTTATTGAAAATACCGAGGTTAAATCTTATCAAATTTCTAATGACAATCTAGAAGAATATGTTGGTGTACCTGTTTTTAGAAAAGAAAGTATGCTTAATGCTATGTATTCGGGGATGGTAATGGGCCTTGCTTGGACAAATTATGGAGGTTCAACTTTAATGATTGAAACAGTAAAGACTGAGTCCAAGGTAGGTGGAATTAAATTAACAGGCAGACTTGGAGATGTTATGAAGGAATCTGCTAATATTGCCTATACTTATGTTAATAGCATTAAAGAGGATTTAAACATTAACAAATCCTTTTTTGAAAAAAATATTATTCATTTGCATATTCCAGAAGGAGCTACCCCAAAAGATGGACCTTCTGCAGGAATTACAATAGCTAGTGCTTTTATCTCCCTTGCTCTTAATAAGGTTGTTAGGCCCCATTTGGCTATGACAGGGGAGCTTTCTCTTACTGGGAATGTAATGATGATAGGGGGTCTTAGAGAAAAAATAATTGCAGCAAAGCGTAGTGGGGTGGAGCATATTATTGTTCCTAGGGCAAATAAAGTTGATTTAGAAGAGATTCCTATTAACATTAAAAGCGGCATTAATTTTTATCTTGTAGATAATATGCTTGAGGTCATTAAATTATTGTTTTGA
- a CDS encoding DNA translocase FtsK gives MKDFYQYFQFLFFFMLSVISFSLFVALTPLSNIFIFFVFNLLGQILLNVFSFLSFYLIIYPIVNWYAYKKHLFTKRFIFNWNYTVILFFTLLFLIKINSNVEKSYLINVFVINFGIILGNFFIFILLILEFVVWIYLNYVFFKDVNFILDVFKFLAFKIKILFENIISYFPFSNSLDVKKDIKVYGDFVENLEDSQVFDEKKNIINDEEYQALWSFSAFLRNNKKPSNVNLAKTVFEDSCSREEVSLNKETSNDNALNTDEVNESCDYKYLDNLEDNKLIISGKVKAGEIRTKGIMSQATISNVYNENVVLNKKSDSYCIDILVFDQKEVKNDVEDIEYEKEIQKQSIILQETLKEFNINAKLIDIIKGPVVTMYAVRPDKGIKLSKITSISDNIALRLAAIRVRIIAPIPGREAVGIEIPNKRREFILISEIIDSKEFRGDFRIPFALGKEISGENIVFDLVNSPHLLIAGATGAGKSVCVNSLIASIIFSKSPDEVKLIMIDPKIVELKLFNDIPHLLTPVITDVKRALEALRWCLDEMERRYVLLDNLLVRDISSYNKKIKDENLNLVILPYLVIIIDEFADLILSARKDLENLISRLAAMARAVGIHLVLATQRPSVDVITGVIKANFPSRISFMVASSMDSRIILGSSGAEKLLGKGDMLYISSLNPFPQRIQGGFLKEREVYRLVEEVKKFGFPNYIDDEIFIDNVKEPDLVALGPSDEPMFDEALEIVKATRKASASYLQRRLKIGYNRAARIIEIMEDMGYVGPVNGSKPREVLI, from the coding sequence ATGAAAGATTTTTATCAATATTTTCAATTTTTGTTTTTTTTTATGCTTTCAGTTATTTCTTTTTCTCTTTTTGTAGCATTGACCCCTTTGAGTAATATATTTATATTTTTTGTTTTCAATTTATTAGGACAAATACTGCTTAATGTTTTTTCATTCTTGTCATTTTATTTAATAATTTATCCAATTGTTAATTGGTACGCTTATAAAAAACATTTATTTACTAAACGATTTATATTTAATTGGAATTATACTGTAATATTATTTTTTACTTTGTTATTTTTAATAAAAATTAATTCTAATGTTGAAAAATCTTATCTTATTAATGTATTTGTTATTAATTTTGGTATAATATTGGGGAATTTTTTTATTTTTATTCTTTTAATTTTAGAATTTGTTGTTTGGATTTACTTAAATTATGTCTTTTTCAAAGATGTTAATTTTATTTTAGATGTTTTTAAATTTTTAGCGTTTAAGATTAAAATTTTATTTGAAAATATAATAAGTTATTTTCCCTTTTCAAATTCATTAGATGTAAAAAAAGATATTAAAGTTTATGGAGATTTTGTAGAGAATTTAGAAGATTCTCAAGTTTTTGATGAGAAAAAAAATATCATTAATGATGAGGAATATCAAGCTTTATGGTCATTTAGTGCTTTTTTAAGAAACAATAAAAAACCTTCCAATGTTAATTTAGCCAAAACTGTTTTTGAAGACTCATGTTCTAGAGAAGAAGTCTCCTTAAATAAGGAGACTTCAAATGATAATGCTTTAAATACAGACGAAGTTAATGAATCTTGTGATTATAAATATTTGGACAATCTTGAAGATAATAAATTAATTATTAGTGGAAAGGTTAAGGCTGGTGAGATAAGAACTAAAGGCATAATGAGTCAAGCTACTATTTCTAATGTTTATAACGAGAATGTAGTTTTGAATAAAAAAAGTGATTCTTATTGTATTGATATTTTAGTTTTTGACCAGAAAGAGGTTAAAAATGATGTAGAGGATATTGAATATGAGAAAGAAATTCAAAAGCAATCAATTATTCTTCAGGAGACATTAAAAGAGTTTAATATTAATGCTAAATTAATTGATATTATTAAAGGACCTGTTGTGACTATGTATGCTGTTCGTCCGGATAAGGGAATTAAGCTTTCTAAGATTACTTCTATTTCTGATAATATTGCTTTAAGACTTGCAGCTATTAGGGTTAGAATTATTGCTCCAATTCCTGGTAGAGAAGCTGTAGGAATTGAAATTCCTAATAAAAGACGGGAGTTTATTTTAATTTCAGAGATAATAGATAGCAAGGAATTCAGAGGTGATTTTAGAATTCCTTTTGCTCTTGGAAAGGAGATTAGTGGCGAAAATATTGTTTTTGACCTTGTTAATTCTCCACATTTATTAATAGCTGGTGCAACTGGGGCGGGTAAGTCTGTTTGTGTGAATTCTTTAATTGCTTCAATTATTTTTTCAAAATCTCCAGATGAAGTGAAATTAATTATGATAGATCCCAAAATAGTTGAGCTTAAACTTTTTAATGATATTCCCCATTTATTAACTCCAGTTATTACGGATGTAAAGAGAGCTTTAGAAGCTCTTAGATGGTGCCTTGATGAAATGGAGAGAAGGTATGTGCTTCTTGATAATTTATTGGTAAGAGATATTTCTTCTTATAATAAAAAAATAAAGGATGAGAATTTAAATCTAGTAATCTTGCCATATCTTGTAATAATTATTGATGAATTTGCAGATCTTATTCTTTCTGCAAGAAAAGATTTGGAAAATCTAATTTCTAGACTTGCTGCAATGGCTAGAGCTGTGGGAATTCATTTGGTTCTTGCAACCCAAAGACCTTCGGTTGATGTTATTACAGGAGTAATAAAAGCCAATTTCCCCTCAAGGATTTCTTTTATGGTTGCTAGCTCTATGGATTCAAGAATAATTCTTGGATCTTCTGGTGCTGAAAAGCTTTTGGGAAAAGGGGATATGCTTTATATTAGCTCTTTAAATCCTTTCCCGCAAAGAATTCAGGGTGGATTTTTAAAGGAAAGAGAAGTTTATAGACTTGTTGAAGAGGTTAAAAAATTTGGTTTTCCAAATTATATTGATGATGAAATATTTATTGATAATGTAAAAGAGCCAGATTTAGTTGCTCTTGGGCCTTCTGATGAGCCAATGTTTGATGAGGCTCTTGAGATTGTTAAAGCTACAAGAAAAGCATCAGCATCTTATCTGCAAAGAAGGTTAAAGATAGGATACAATAGAGCAGCTCGAATTATTGAAATTATGGAAGATATGGGGTATGTAGGCCCTGTTAATGGATCAAAACCAAGAGAGGTATTAATTTAA
- the recJ gene encoding single-stranded-DNA-specific exonuclease RecJ gives MKIWKQKELNIQAHELNRIVKQYNINPFEATLLLKREIKEEDFMFFLEDSVNLLHNPFLLKNINKFINRINKAIKENENILIFGDKDADGITATIIMYETLKDFGLNVSYKIPSNGEFYGLSTELINMALEKKISLIITVDNGISSIEEINYANSKGIEIIITDHHLPGEDFKTESIVINPHLKDDKYPFKEIAGCCVSFKTCLALSMSFTDLYSKNLVFLFLEKTKNEIILHAIEINNYVLEQYLRLYYKNDPLTNLNKLEKFVQNKYIIIFNKEDQNQLLNKHFARNININTIDISENFTKKYPNFRKKTLKDLIQATKYFKYKEVEIKDKLYYIFYNIIFETNKNLLQKCLKRLNFVAIGTIADNMPIINENRIILKVGLKEIALRERMSINYLLKDAGILTKPNITSIDIAYKIAPILNSTGRLEKANIAINFLLTSDINQIENKFKEIKEINELRKYKEEKAWNSHNKNTIFKNDKFIVCYDKNTPKGISSRIATRLSVYYQKVAIFLTKQGNIIKGSIRSNNKINSKTLISIVPSHLVINSGGHKAAAGFTLHENLLEDFIKELEYATTKVEYETTNENESILIDAIIPKDLTKDSLFKTIEIFEPYGYEFKELVLMMENVFLQELKIIDKNHSSKHINMRIKSQNDYYKAIFFNGTKKIEELNIKEDQYLDIIFTVNEDFYCPREKILKIIDIKKSAQTNV, from the coding sequence ATGAAAATTTGGAAACAAAAAGAACTTAACATACAAGCCCATGAATTAAATCGCATTGTTAAGCAATACAATATCAATCCTTTTGAAGCAACTTTACTTTTAAAAAGAGAAATCAAAGAAGAAGATTTTATGTTTTTCCTTGAAGACAGCGTAAATTTACTACACAATCCATTTTTATTAAAAAATATAAATAAATTTATAAACAGAATTAATAAAGCAATCAAAGAAAATGAAAACATATTAATCTTTGGAGATAAAGATGCTGATGGAATCACAGCAACAATAATAATGTATGAAACTCTTAAAGATTTCGGACTTAATGTGAGTTATAAAATACCTTCAAATGGGGAATTTTATGGGCTTTCAACCGAATTAATCAACATGGCTTTAGAAAAAAAAATCTCTTTAATAATAACTGTTGATAATGGCATCTCTAGTATTGAAGAAATAAATTATGCAAATTCAAAAGGAATAGAAATAATAATCACAGACCACCATCTTCCAGGCGAAGATTTTAAAACTGAAAGCATAGTTATAAATCCTCATCTAAAAGATGACAAATATCCATTCAAAGAAATAGCAGGATGTTGTGTAAGTTTTAAAACCTGTCTTGCTCTTAGCATGTCCTTTACAGATCTTTATTCTAAAAACCTTGTATTTTTATTTTTAGAAAAAACAAAAAATGAAATTATTCTTCATGCAATAGAAATAAACAACTATGTTTTAGAACAATATCTAAGATTATATTATAAGAATGACCCTTTAACTAACTTAAACAAACTAGAAAAATTTGTACAAAACAAATATATAATAATCTTTAACAAAGAAGATCAAAACCAATTATTAAATAAACACTTCGCAAGAAACATAAATATAAACACAATTGATATTAGTGAAAATTTTACAAAAAAATATCCAAATTTCAGAAAAAAAACATTAAAAGACTTAATCCAAGCAACTAAATATTTTAAATATAAAGAAGTTGAGATTAAAGACAAACTTTACTACATATTTTACAACATAATTTTTGAAACTAACAAAAATTTGCTCCAAAAATGTCTAAAAAGACTTAATTTTGTTGCAATAGGAACAATAGCAGACAATATGCCCATTATTAATGAAAACAGAATAATTCTAAAAGTAGGACTTAAAGAAATTGCATTAAGAGAAAGAATGTCTATAAATTACCTGTTAAAAGATGCGGGTATATTAACAAAACCAAATATAACTTCAATAGATATCGCATATAAAATTGCACCAATACTAAACTCAACAGGAAGACTTGAAAAAGCAAATATTGCAATAAATTTTTTACTAACTAGTGATATTAATCAAATAGAAAATAAATTTAAAGAAATAAAAGAAATCAACGAACTGAGAAAATATAAAGAAGAAAAAGCTTGGAATTCGCATAATAAAAATACTATTTTTAAAAACGATAAATTTATAGTTTGCTACGATAAAAATACCCCAAAAGGAATAAGTTCTAGAATTGCAACTAGACTTTCTGTTTACTACCAAAAAGTTGCCATTTTTTTAACAAAACAAGGTAATATTATTAAAGGATCAATTAGATCAAACAATAAAATTAATTCAAAAACACTAATATCGATAGTACCTTCTCATTTAGTAATAAATTCGGGAGGACATAAAGCTGCTGCTGGATTTACACTGCATGAAAATTTACTCGAAGACTTTATTAAAGAATTAGAATATGCAACTACAAAAGTTGAATATGAAACCACTAATGAAAACGAATCAATATTAATAGATGCTATTATTCCAAAAGATTTAACAAAAGATTCTCTTTTTAAAACAATAGAAATATTTGAACCTTATGGTTACGAATTTAAAGAGCTAGTATTAATGATGGAAAATGTTTTCCTTCAAGAACTCAAAATAATTGACAAAAATCATAGCTCAAAACACATAAATATGCGCATTAAATCACAAAACGATTATTATAAAGCTATTTTTTTTAACGGAACAAAAAAAATAGAAGAATTAAATATAAAAGAAGATCAATATTTAGACATCATTTTTACAGTTAATGAAGATTTTTACTGCCCAAGAGAAAAAATTTTGAAAATTATAGACATAAAAAAGAGCGCTCAAACCAATGTATAA
- the rpsU gene encoding 30S ribosomal protein S21: protein MVTVTVDKNENLEKALKRFKRMIEKEAIIREWKRREYYEKPSTIRVKKEKAFKRKQAKKVRKLKQKTNR, encoded by the coding sequence TTGGTAACAGTCACTGTGGATAAAAATGAAAATCTTGAAAAAGCATTAAAACGTTTTAAAAGAATGATTGAAAAAGAAGCAATTATTCGCGAATGGAAAAGAAGAGAATACTATGAGAAGCCATCCACAATCCGCGTGAAAAAGGAAAAAGCTTTTAAACGAAAACAAGCAAAAAAAGTAAGAAAACTAAAACAAAAAACTAATAGATAG
- a CDS encoding efflux RND transporter permease subunit, which yields MDFESLTIRYKGIIFTIFILITIFLGFFLKNLKFDANILKLIPKTKETESLIDIDKSNSLLSTIVIFQDKKNIFNKKNFEIINSVINEITQILKVSPNAVTSIFSYFPQFKKENYTDKDIEEIKNKIKSTPFVKNTFLGNSENFIYFIIIPSESDKINFSRNLKTELDEMEKTIKKYETDNLKLYLTGDLIVREKILNYMVEDFKILGPLATFVVIISLYLIIKNLLGALIPIFIALLSLTWTFGIKGLVQSPITVPETSMIVLLISIGCANAVHIINGIFKLIKKEQLSKESIKTTIKKLKKPILLTSLTTAFGFLSLTTSSINAYKTMGIFMAIGVIISMIISLTVLPGIITLIPFAKKKSLEKQKENKAYKIFFLEKLANLNTQITKSILKRKYTSSIIVGIILAISIAGLLRIEINFDEKDYFKENTSVKKTLNLMQKEMGGISIFKIEIEGAPGEFKNAKAMQILDLITNKLDAFSAKTQSSSINGILKFTNFKIKKESPLEYKLPENKTILNKLINLIDKSDWAKDNKKMYINDDWSLISIIVRIEDNSTEGIKKFEKYAIKTITEHMKNNKYHFSGVYDKVLIAKTMVKEQIVNIITTLGSITLLLMFFFKSIKTGIIIAIPVAWSVFLNFAVMRLFGITLNPATATIASVSMGVGVDYSIHFFNTFVLKYRKSQIYKKALLESIPSVFNGIFANSISVGIGFLTLTFSTYKIISTLGAIIAFTMLTTSLASLTLLPLLIHLFKPSVKLTSNNNFKKSKQ from the coding sequence ATGGACTTTGAAAGTCTAACCATTAGATATAAAGGAATTATATTCACAATATTTATATTAATTACTATTTTTTTAGGATTTTTTTTAAAAAATCTTAAATTTGATGCTAATATCTTAAAACTTATTCCCAAGACTAAAGAAACTGAAAGCTTAATAGACATTGACAAAAGCAATTCACTCTTATCTACAATAGTAATATTTCAAGATAAAAAAAATATTTTCAATAAAAAAAATTTTGAAATAATAAACAGTGTAATCAATGAAATAACTCAAATTTTAAAAGTATCTCCAAATGCCGTTACAAGCATATTTTCTTATTTTCCACAATTTAAAAAAGAAAACTACACAGATAAAGACATAGAAGAAATAAAAAATAAAATAAAATCAACTCCATTCGTAAAAAACACATTCTTGGGCAACTCAGAAAATTTCATATACTTTATAATAATTCCATCAGAGAGTGACAAAATCAACTTTAGTAGAAATTTAAAAACTGAACTTGATGAGATGGAAAAAACAATTAAAAAATATGAAACAGACAATCTAAAGTTATATCTTACAGGGGATTTAATAGTAAGAGAAAAAATCTTAAACTACATGGTTGAAGACTTCAAGATCTTAGGACCTCTTGCTACTTTTGTTGTAATAATTTCACTCTATCTTATTATAAAAAATCTACTCGGCGCATTAATTCCCATTTTTATTGCATTATTATCATTAACTTGGACTTTTGGAATTAAAGGACTTGTACAATCCCCCATTACAGTACCAGAAACTTCAATGATTGTTTTACTTATTTCAATCGGATGCGCTAATGCTGTACACATAATAAATGGAATATTTAAATTAATAAAAAAAGAACAACTCTCAAAAGAATCAATAAAAACAACAATTAAAAAACTTAAAAAACCCATCCTACTAACATCTCTTACAACTGCATTTGGATTCTTATCTCTTACAACCTCTTCAATTAATGCTTACAAAACAATGGGTATTTTTATGGCAATTGGAGTAATTATCTCAATGATAATTTCATTAACCGTTTTACCTGGAATAATAACATTAATCCCATTTGCAAAAAAAAAGTCTCTTGAAAAACAAAAAGAAAATAAAGCATATAAAATATTTTTCCTTGAAAAACTTGCCAATCTAAATACACAAATAACAAAGTCTATCCTAAAAAGAAAATATACATCTTCTATAATAGTAGGCATTATACTGGCAATTTCTATTGCAGGTCTTTTAAGAATTGAAATCAATTTTGATGAAAAAGATTACTTTAAAGAAAACACAAGTGTAAAAAAAACATTAAACCTAATGCAAAAGGAAATGGGAGGAATATCAATTTTCAAAATAGAAATTGAAGGGGCCCCCGGAGAATTTAAAAATGCTAAAGCGATGCAAATCTTGGATTTAATTACAAATAAGCTTGATGCATTTTCTGCAAAAACTCAATCAAGCTCTATTAATGGGATTTTAAAATTTACAAATTTTAAAATTAAAAAAGAATCACCGCTAGAGTATAAACTGCCTGAAAACAAAACTATACTAAACAAACTAATAAATTTGATCGATAAAAGCGATTGGGCTAAAGACAATAAAAAAATGTATATTAATGATGATTGGTCATTAATATCTATTATAGTAAGAATTGAAGATAACTCAACCGAAGGAATAAAAAAATTTGAAAAATATGCTATTAAAACAATTACTGAACATATGAAAAATAATAAATATCATTTCTCGGGGGTATATGATAAGGTTTTAATAGCTAAAACAATGGTAAAAGAGCAGATTGTAAACATTATAACAACTCTTGGATCAATAACGTTATTACTTATGTTTTTCTTTAAATCTATAAAAACCGGAATAATTATTGCAATCCCAGTGGCATGGTCAGTATTTTTAAACTTTGCTGTAATGAGATTATTTGGAATAACCTTAAACCCTGCAACAGCAACAATTGCGTCTGTAAGTATGGGAGTTGGAGTAGATTATTCAATTCATTTTTTCAATACGTTTGTTTTAAAATACCGAAAAAGTCAAATCTACAAAAAGGCACTTCTTGAATCAATACCGAGTGTATTTAATGGAATATTCGCAAATTCCATTTCTGTTGGAATAGGGTTTTTAACCTTAACATTTTCAACCTATAAAATAATATCAACTCTTGGAGCAATAATTGCTTTTACAATGCTAACGACATCTCTTGCATCGCTAACTCTTCTTCCATTATTAATTCATTTATTTAAACCTAGCGTCAAACTAACCTCAAATAACAATTTTAAAAAATCAAAACAATAA
- a CDS encoding M23 family metallopeptidase, producing MYKIQKTLLILCILGIENINSEITNTIPKVQYKKEAFQGDYIYFASNDNFKKLSLLSINKNPIISSSPFKFTVGNKNYYIAFIGITPMIKEGKRKIQIEFKNKSYIKEIEIKKFNFKRTKISFNKEKAKLITQKKSIKQKEQALVLWNIIGNIGDTTIYHYDALVKPIKDQYTVTSQYGDLRLYMQGAKKISNYTMHNGIDYAPFKRENTPIFAAGKGKVVFAKNRELTGNTLIIQHLPGIFTIYLHLSKLGTSENKVVSAGEYIGHTGNTGLSTGPHLHFEVRINGIAINPDFLLNGMLIDKNKIINNIKRIE from the coding sequence ATGTATAAAATACAAAAAACCTTACTTATATTATGTATTCTAGGAATAGAAAATATAAATTCAGAAATAACAAATACTATTCCTAAAGTCCAATATAAAAAAGAGGCATTTCAAGGAGATTACATATACTTTGCAAGTAATGATAACTTTAAAAAGTTATCACTTTTAAGTATAAATAAAAATCCAATCATAAGTTCCTCTCCATTCAAATTTACAGTAGGAAATAAAAATTACTACATAGCATTTATAGGAATTACACCAATGATAAAAGAGGGAAAAAGGAAAATTCAAATAGAATTCAAAAATAAAAGCTATATCAAGGAAATAGAAATAAAAAAATTTAACTTCAAAAGAACAAAAATCAGTTTTAATAAAGAAAAAGCTAAACTTATTACCCAAAAAAAATCAATAAAACAAAAAGAACAAGCTTTGGTTTTATGGAACATTATTGGTAATATTGGAGACACAACAATATACCACTACGATGCTTTAGTTAAACCAATAAAAGATCAATACACAGTAACAAGCCAATACGGAGATTTAAGGCTTTACATGCAAGGTGCCAAAAAAATTTCAAATTATACAATGCACAATGGAATTGATTATGCACCATTTAAAAGAGAAAATACCCCGATTTTTGCTGCTGGCAAGGGAAAAGTTGTATTTGCAAAAAACAGAGAGCTAACAGGCAATACCCTTATAATACAACATTTACCGGGTATATTTACAATTTACCTTCACCTCTCAAAATTAGGAACAAGTGAAAATAAAGTAGTTAGTGCCGGCGAATATATTGGACACACTGGAAACACAGGCCTCTCAACGGGTCCTCATTTACACTTCGAAGTAAGAATTAATGGTATAGCAATAAACCCAGATTTCCTTTTAAATGGCATGCTTATTGACAAAAATAAAATAATAAATAATATTAAAAGAATAGAGTAA